The stretch of DNA ctcaaaatgctcaaaatgcTGCATAATGCGAAGTCATCAACTGAGATCAGTAGTAATGCTGTAATAAtgataatgtatttaatataaagtGTGGTATACTTTGGATGCATttgcaataaaacatttttaaataagtgtCAAAGAAGGTGTGTTACACTCTTTAAAGTCTTTAGCTTGCAAATGATAATAGTATATTGTGTAAATATATTATCCAGATGTTTAACTGGATTAAATCAGCTCAGGTGTGACATCATAAAAATGTAACTAGCAAACTTTTGGCCCTATTGGCGTGtcccttgccattccctttaagagctaaatgcactctgactttggtggattgctatttcaggggcgcagctacctggatgtgtccaatgcttctcagcagaggaaactgacctgctcgtttacaatcattcattctgtttattgttgatatataaGTTTTTTCATAGCTGCAAACAAACACACgctttgggtttgtgcactgctgtgtgtccatgtgtgtgtaataagcagGGGTGATTATGCGTTGGGTTAGAtgttagggttacggttagggttaggtgtagggttagatgttagggttgattaagggttaaggttagggttaggtgtagggttaggttctattttgaatcatttacattcaacatagggttaagttaaatttaatggacattcaattcagtgttagttgaatgtcactTGAGCATCAATAAGGGcataaaatggaccatctaagtaaagtgttaccaatttaaTGTCTGACGGTTAACGTCTATCTACGTTGTATTGAATCAGTGACGCACCTATGTTTtccaatttacctgaacacacttcatttttacaccaccatgcccattggtgtagatatattcacaagcaaaAGCACTGCATAAGATAGGACCCTAAGGTTACATTCACACATCTGgtaaaagtggctcaaatctgatcttttttgtCATATGTGACAGATGTGTTTTCTGTGTGAATATATGCAGTATGAATGGCCAAAAATATACACTGTATAATGTATGACTTTTAAGACACACTCAGCATTTGTTGAGTAAGAGGCACAATTGGACGACAGCAGCAAGCTATAATAGCAAGGTAACAGACATaaaatatttggactgatgtctcgattcaaattttaacattttttttccccattttttcccccaatttatcTAGGTCAATCTTTCCACTCATTCATCTGCTGCTCAGCTGTAAttctccatcactagtgatgccacaacacaaggagggtgaagactagcacatgcctcctccgatacatgtgaagtcagactctgcctctttttgaattgctgctgatgcagcattgctgaatagcatcacagctcaTTTGCTTtcaatacaccagctcacagatgcctcgtgctgatcgacatcaccctttggagcccTCTTAGGGCTCTGCCAAcgtatggcaagctgcatgaccaggattcgaaccagcgatctcccgatcacagtggcagcgccttagtcagTGTGACCACTCAGAACACCATTCCTCTTTTTAAAGCAACATTTACAGTATCACTACTAAAGTTTGGTGagaaatttttaaaaagtttaagccACTTTACCTGCAGTGTGAGCATAGCCTAAGTAAGAGTTATCTCCAACTCCAGCTGATGTTTATCAAACCAGGCATTTGAGTTAGTCAGCAATGAAGAATATTGCCTCGGGctgtgcagctttttttttttgccaatcttTGCATGAAGCGTTAATGAATGAACTGGAACCTCTGAAGAGTTTGCAGCAGGTCGGGAAACAGCTCTAAAAGCAGACATGCTGAATGCTGATGTATCTGTTTGAGCTTGACAAGTCTCTTTCGATGGGctgagttgtgttttttttttctttgcgcTCCGCCTGTATGATTGATTGGCTTGCCATCTCTCTGAGTTCAATATGAATAACCTAAATTTAAAGCAGGAGAAGAATGCTCACTGATGCACTCAGGAATCAAACAGATTGCGTTGTCAGGTGAATTGTTTCATGTGACACGGACATAGATAGAGCTGCTGAGCTGCTGCTTGCTTTGACAGATAGCTCTAAAGAAATTGAGACGTTCGTGTCTGTGTACTGAATATTACTCCAGTTTCACATTTAGTCTAGCGTATTGTCATAATTGTGATACTGCAGTGggtttatatagtatatatagtttcTAGTTTGGTCATAAAAGTAAAGCAGATGAGCAAAGAAGAACTACTTTTAATGTTATAAAGTATTAACTTGTAATGAATTGATGTTGTATTCCATTTAAACCTGGATTTTGCAAGTTCCAAGGAAATGTAAATTTTCCAAGGAAAGGTCATTTTATCTGGAACAGCCCATAAATTCAGATTTCCAACTCAGAAAGACCCTAAAAAAAGATATTTGTAGCAACTTTAAGTATCTAtttttgaataaatattttaaacatacaatatGCTAAACATACAATATGCatgcaaattaaatgtaaaagcattttttaagaaGATGAGGAGGAACATATGTATAAAAAGTGACtatagtaaaattaaatatcaaatctgcacaaaataaaaaaggccacaaaattagatattttactTTTCTGCATATCTCTGAATTCAGAGTACATTAGAAAGAAACGCTGTCTCTTTTGTCccccaatataaaaaaataagtacaaaatcAGACAAGCATTaatctttttttacttatttattttaaatgtatatatttttttcaagctGTCCATGTGATCCACTTTTGGGTCccaacccaccagttgagaatcgctgcTCTAAAGTATAGGGGCAGTTTTTACTCAATACTGCAATAAAATGTTATTCCTTTGTTTTAAATTCTATTCTATTAGCATAGAAACTGCTCAGTTACCTCAACAGCATTAAAAGATCTCTATCCATGTTTCATACACTCCTCCTGAGTCTCAGTGAGCACAGTTTGCAGGAGCAAACTTGTACAGACTCTGTAGGAGCTCCTTTATCCCTGCTATGCTTTTCCCATGTGGTCTGTGCTCAAGCTCCACACCACAGACTCCATGCTTTCCTATTCATACCATTTTAATCTGCTGGGCTGGACCTTTTAAGCGGGTTTTTGTGACCTTTGTATTGAACCTAATTATGAGCTTTCACTATTAACCTAAACTATTAATTAGgtttttaatttctgaaaaggCTACAATTAGCTTTATTGGCTTTATCCGACGTTATAAACTCTAAATTCTATTgtatgtattttactgtattgtgattGTATGCTTGTATGCAGGCAGATAGATGTTTATTTTTTCTGAGACAGTAAGTAATGATGATTGTTTTGTAGCATGTGTATCGGAAAACTCTGCTGTTGCCGGTTTGTGGAGCAGTATCACCTTGAAAGTCcagcagctgtgagcagtgaacgcagcacaggcAGAgtgtgcatggacacagcgtttgtttaGCTGTGGTAATAATTAGTGTTatatggctaatatatcagtttaaactgcgctttatcagcagtttagctcaaataaatggactatatctaatagctgggtcagaccgagaccagatcatgttctcaccacaaacaaactgatccagagttcgtttggggccacctcctctagctggtcttggtccggttcttttgatccgcacccgagtgcgattactgttttcagacCTACTTAAttaaaccgcactaaagttacaaacagacagagtttgttttaaccggaccaaatagtgctggtgtgaaaatgccagaacacacctgattcagctcaaaaaatacttttttttttagctgaaggGACTAAACTAGTAGTAAAGAAGGGTCATATACAGTacagagcaggggtgtccaaactacgaggtattttagaaataaaatgaaagttggcccgctgttaagcaggtttttataatgtgagattcaggccaaagagtctaaaagcagagagagtgctcagttgtagcgcagaaaaactggtcaaagagtctaaaagctgagagagtgctcagttgtagcgcagaaaaacagaccaaagagtctaaaagcggagagagtgcgcagttgtagcgcagacaaacagaccaaagagtctaaaagcggagagagtgctcagttgtagcgtagaaaaacagaccaaagagtctaaaagcggagagggtgcgcagttgtggcgcagaaaaaacgggccaaagattctaaaagcagagagagtgcgcagttgtagcgcagaaaaacaggccaaagagtctaaaagcggagagagtgcgcagttgtggcgcagaaaaactggccaaagagtctaaaagcggagagagtgcgcagttgtggcgcagaaaaaaacaggccaaagagtctaaaagttgctgtaattaaggagtttaatattaagagacatcataaaattaaaaatcaatttgaaaaatcctagtttacacaacactgtcaaagataaagatagtaagtcaagtaaaatggtgtgtaaataaaagaaataaggaaaaagtattatttaaagtggtatatttcattatttgttttattacagagtctgtggcccgtgacttcaaatatatttctccctctggcccccaacaaaaaaaatttggacacccctAATAGAGTAAAGGGTTTAAAACAGAAGTACTTATGGATCACCCAAACACAAATAACTGTTCAACTGACATCTACCAATCAATAAAGCAATTTTCATTGATTGCGCCTTTCAATAACAACACTTAAATGTTTTTGCTGGTATAATTGATTCAATAGCAACAAGCACACATAATCCCAGTGCTGAATTCATGCTTGGTATTGAATGAACACCCCCCAATGTTCATTTAGTTTGATCTATACTGTTATTATTTCCTTAGATACTATAATTATTATTCAACTTGGCTTAGTCTAAggattttttctctgttttttttttctcagtttggtcAACATTACACATTGAGTTGAGTCTcagacatactgtatatacactgtatatattttatcaatTTATTAAATATGGTGTAAGTTGTGAAAGAACAAACAAATAGGTTTTCAGTCCTGTTCTTTCCCTACTCTACTTTTTACAGTGCGTACACATTtactcagcttttttttttttaatttaatattaatttcccttttaaaagttaaacattttGCTAGTTtggaacatttctcacattttaCAGTTGAAGTATGCTAATGGGATATACATTTCTGTTTAAATAGATGTCAGTACAATATTTACATTCACATACACTCACCTGTGCTCcactctcttcctggtctggcaaagggcccaCCCTCAGTCCTAGCTGTCCTTATATACTGCCTGAGCAAAATTGAGGCATGCTCAGTGGGCCCtgttttgggccataccattttgaggGGGTTGTTTGGGGTTTAAAAGATTTtaattgttcttttcttttcttacgtTCATGTTCATTGTATGAGATTGTTGCCTATGGTATGAATAATGACTATTTAGAATATTTTGTTGCTccattctgtgtttatttgatttattgtttgtttgtttagaattgTATTCCCCTGCAGAGGAAAAATACTTTagttttggctgggttgggtagaccagtggtggcctatttcAAGCCTCATTTTCATGTTTGTTAAGGTCTGGTTAAGGTCTGGTTAAGGTCTGGTTAAGGTCTGGTTAAGGTCTGGTTAAGGTCTGGTTAAGGTCTGGTTAAGGTCTGGTTAAGGTCTGGTTAAGGTCTGGTTAAGGTCTGGTTAAGGTCTGGTTAAGGTCTGGTTAAGGTACAAACCAATGTTACAAACTTAAGGAAAATgttgtttccttgttttttttctttctttctttcttttttttttggtaaatatatgctattttggcttttttatttgtttgcaccTTTCACCAATAAAatcacttgcactggatgtgctactgcagttgccatccttttttttctttctacaaTCCACTACCTTTTGAGgcgctaaactaaactaaactacccTCACCTGTAAGTAAGGGGTTGACAACAACAAAATGTTCTGTgtgaaatttattttatttttcattgtgaAAGACTCTGTTTTACCTATTTATCCATGATGGGTAACACTTGTCACACTGGAGtgactttaaaatgatttttgaaGGCACGGTATGCAACATTGTTCAGTACCACATGGATGAGGATGATTTCCCTTTCTAAAACTCCTGACAGTATAGGACTGCGGAGGAGTTTATGGTATTTAGACCCTGACTCTTTTGACAAGCAGGAAGTAAGACAGCTACACCACTCTGATGCACATGTCCTGGGAGAAGTGGTCTTGTAACACATCTTTCAAGCTCCTGGgtggccctacggtctaactgTTGCACATTGAATGTGAGAGGAGATCAAAAACGTTCAAAGAAGTTCAAAGAAGTTCAAAACTCATCAAAAACTCATCCAAAATCTGCAACAAATAATGAGCTACAGTATTTAGTAAAGTAAATACACACACCTGGACTAAACTTTTATTTATGATGCAAGTTTGCCAAATAGCGAAAAATGGACAGGCAGCTATTATCTAGCTCCGGGGTCGGCagttaagtttggctgtgggtaAGATATTTTCCAATTCATTGcttggcaggccacaaaaaaaagcatcatgggatggagtgcttcagactagtagctctccagcctagagggttgttgaactcaattgcagaacagttgatctcaaagcaggtaaaccaaagaagaaaggaacaaaaaataaataaataaacacgccGCTCCTTACGCAAGATcgaacctgtgttgtcagggGCGCGGTTCAAGACACTATTGCTGCCCCGGCTAgcgaattgggacacggccggggaaaacgcccttataaggagatggaGAAGGGAGAAGGGAGCCAAAGAACAGGCAGAAACTtattattatcgttcattatagttcaacaaACCCCTCGGACCAGATGTTTCATCCAGATGTTTCATTGGCTAAACACCAATGTTTAACCGGTAAGCTAACTAGCTTTCTAAACAGACATACGCACTAGTCACCTGGGTATATCCCACAGGTGGGAATAAATAGTGAACAAATTAAAGGGGAGGAGCCACAgactaaatatattatttaatctaTTTTTGCTGGAGCTAAAATACTTATTGAGTTAAACCTCAAACACACACGTATTGTTGACCAAACCGAGGtgcagtaaaatattttttttgagttTCTTAAGTTCACTAACTCAAACAATGCTCATTAATTAGTGACTAAAGTTACAGTATCTTATGATTAAATTCCATTGGTGTGGTGTTCATTCATCACTGGCAAGATCATCATTAAATCACAGAAAGCTTCTTACCTTGAACTCCTCCAGGATTTTGTACGTCTTCCCTCTGTATTCACAAAAGTTCTTGACCTCCTTGCACTCCGGGCAGCAGCCATTGTGCTCCACCTTGGTGCACTTGGGGTGTATTTTGGGGCACTCGGGCTGCTCGCACACCGGCCCGTCCTCCGTGCACACGCACGGGCAGTTCGAGTGGCCGGGGAAGAAGCGCTCGCCGAGCTTGTAGACGAAGCCGCTGTCATCCACGCAGCCTTTGCCCCTGTAATCATCGAAGAGTATGTCGTTGGTGGTCCCCCGCTCGGCCTCGGCCTCGTCCGCGGGGTAGTCCTCggcctgcagcacagcggcgttCACGGCCAGCAGCACGATGCAGGCAGCAGGGAAGAGAGGGCCCATCCTTCGCCGTGGCTGTCCTGTTCATTAGTGTTTTATCCGAGAAATCAATTGCAAAACAAACAAGATATTAATGATAGACAGACAATACTCAAGCACAGTGTAtaaataaaggtgccaaaaatGTTTCTATGGAACGATGCCTAGTTAACAGACCCTTTAGGATAATATCGGTGGATGACGCTTTATTTATTAGAAGCATATTGATCACCGAAGAATTCTCGTTCAGTTTGAGTACACAACTGTAGAGTGCACTCTTGTAAAAATTGTGTTTGcacaattttgtaaaaaaaaaaaacattgtaattaaagGAGCAACATGACAACCCTATTTTGCTTCTTAAACGTCATAATAATAAAGTGCATTTTGAAATTTCACCCAAATTTCTGAAACTGTCTTctgtttattatataaaaaaacacattatgttacttatatacattttttatatatgtactcTTTAattatgcagtaccagtcaaaaagacCATATATGATGTTATATAATAACAAAAGTTATTaggggagaaggaccacgcccaaacgctacgttctaactccaccccgtatcaatcagctgccctataaatacctgccctaactaactacctttcGTGATGAAaattcgcaacccacctcctccccaacaaccccccttCTTCTTCTCTATCACTtcctattaaataaaaagggggggggggggggggtataactgcacgcttcttcagcacgcagttcagaactccagcccaaaactcccagagttccctcccctttttccttcctttctctaCTTcatttaggcgtggtccgcacttagcaaataaagctatacaggaacatatgcattattattctctaaacattaaaaagtgttaaacaaaccagaatatgttttatactttagattcttctaagcaccacacatgtatctttgaggacagatctgcacactcttgtttttggattttaatctcagtgtcttcatgagggagagtcacctggaatagttttctcagcgtcttgaaggaaggagtttctggaggtgctgatgaatagctgctgctttttcttaacgctgtgaatctccagctcatcccaattaaatcacgtcaaatcaccatctcagttcatcagctttagatcagggagGACAAACCCTTTCTTTTATGGTTTATGACATAATTCTACATGTGTGCcctaattgtttttatgtctttaatctACACTGTaggaaattaattaaatgaagaaataaagacaaacactgaatgagaaagtgtgtccaaacttttgactggtactgtatttaaagtTTTTGAGGTTTTAATCATATCGAATGATGTATCATCATTTCTCGTAAGCATAGCCAGCCATAACTCAGAACTCCTAAACttatactgtaaataataaaGGATTTCCTTATTTCTATGTCTCTTAGTTCTTACCTTTGTTCTTTGTCTCTATTAATCCTTcagagaatattttatttatctgtaatctccttattatttattttttcatttcttttctttgcaCATGTGGTTGAAGATGAACTCTGTAGGTTTTCTGAACATGTTAAATGCTGTCTGGAAATGTCCagaacaggaagtgatgtaagaatGGAAGTTTTTCagctgatttgttttttttttgttactgatGTTTTGACCTGCAGCCCAGGGGAGACTTTATGTGCTTATGTGATGATTATATGTTTTGACTCAGGCAATAGACTGATATGCATAAGGATATAAGTTGTAGATATATTAAGAAAAGCTACATCAAGAGAAAGAAGAcaggtaataaaataataaaagagcttTTATGACATTCTTATTTGCTTTATTGATTATAGAGGCATCAATTGATCAGTTTTGGGGTTTGGTTCTGGTGTTGTAGGTGAAGAAGAGAGCAGAGTGGAGATTTTACCTACAGCTGGTGAATGAATGACATGAATGGTTTAGATCTCTGGACCAAATCCAGATAATTACAGTTTGAACCCAGTGATACTTAGGGGTGAGTAACAACAGGTTCAACTTTGCCACATGTACACTGTATATGTACAAGAATACTCATCACTGGGGTGCTACCCTTAAATATATTTACCTATAGTTTGTGAGACCTGAAGGATCATGTTGTACCTTCAAACACACAGCTTCGTTAGCATGATGTCTAATCAtgtt from Astyanax mexicanus isolate ESR-SI-001 chromosome 11, AstMex3_surface, whole genome shotgun sequence encodes:
- the vwc2l gene encoding von Willebrand factor C domain-containing protein 2-like — translated: MGPLFPAACIVLLAVNAAVLQAEDYPADEAEAERGTTNDILFDDYRGKGCVDDSGFVYKLGERFFPGHSNCPCVCTEDGPVCEQPECPKIHPKCTKVEHNGCCPECKEVKNFCEYRGKTYKILEEFKPSPCEWCRCEPNSEVHCVVADCAVPECVNPVYEPEQCCPICKNGPNCYAGTTIIPAGIEVKVDDCTICRCHNGDWWKPAQCLRRECLNGQPSS